Below is a genomic region from Rhododendron vialii isolate Sample 1 chromosome 5a, ASM3025357v1.
ACGAACCAAACCAATCCGTGAACCATGGTTTACCTACTGCCCAAAACAAATTCTACTATTTACCGCTCTCATGCGCTCACTTATTGTTCGAGAAAATATAAAGGCAAGTATATGTATAACTTTTAAATTCACTGAAAATCTCCAACTTTTTTCAAGCACAGCCACCCTTCTCTTGCTTTGCGGGCTGGACACCCTCTGGTTCATTAAGGAAGGAGAACTCTCTCTAAAAGATAACTTTTTCTGTTAAGAAGCTACAGTTCAATCTTCGTCGCCTCTCCCTTttcaagaaagaaagataaaataaatcGTAGTGAACGAAATTACTTTTtctgttatgtttgtaattctGTTAACCAAGAAATAGCACTCATTTTGTCTACTctccattccaaaaaaaaaaattgtccaccAATCATATGCCACCCCGACCCGAGGAAGAAACCAAATGGTGTCTAGGCCAGCTTACAAatacctcaactaattctggGGACTAATCTCACCGTCCACTTGCGGGAAATAACTCCTTAtgattgctgataaaaaaaaaaaaaaaactccttgtGATTGATTAAAGGCGAAAGTATATAAACATCCCCTCCACTATCACTTTTTCTTACGGTgaccccctcacatttaaaatcaCCCGTACAGACCCCCTCAACCACTGGAAACGAAAAATATGCTAACTCCGTTAACGGGATGGAGGAAATGACTAGGATACCCTTTTTTTATAAAGCAAAAGTACATAACActccctcaactatcactttgttCCACGGCGACCCCCTAACATTTATATTATACCCTTATTCTATCAGTCATTGTTctaatcgttttttttttgttttatacaaattcttttttccttacatcaatcattttaaaaaGAACTTTTCTTTATATGACTCTAAAATTGCATCTTCACTTATTTCATCCATAAAAGATCAGATTCCACCAAAAATAGCGTGAAAACCGTGGCATGACGGCGACAGGTGCCACGGTGGTTCTTTTGCTGAGAAGAAATGAGAAGGGAAGAAGAGGGAAAGGAGAGAGGTGTGGGAGAAGAGAGTGTAGGAGAATGGTAGTGGCAGTCGGCGGCAGCCATGGCGGCTACTGCGTTTCTTTtcccatctctttttttttttaaccttgtTTGGgttaattagagagagagagagagagagagagagagagagagagagagagagagagagagagagtatgtatTGGAGGAGAAAGAAAAGGTCATCGGAGTAGGACGAAACCAGTGGTTAGTCGGTGAGAGTACAGAGAGAGAATAGCTTAAATGGAAGGGTGTCACTTGGGTAACGGAgaatagttgagggggtctatATGGGcgattttaaatgtgagggggtcTTCGTGGGAAAAATTGATAGTTaagggggtgtttatgtactttcgccttgattaaattttttctctctctctctctccctctctctctctctctttcgccTTGattaaattttctctctctctctctctctctctcaaagtgCATTCTTTTTAACATAGGGGGAAACATTTTTAGGACGGAGCTAGGAAGATTTTTTAATTGGACAACAAGTTTTCCAACATGTTATGACTTATGAGGAAAGACTTGGAGTCAACAATGATGTCATCGAGTGGATTTGGACTTTTCTTGGTCGAAAGGTTGGAAATTCTAAAAGCCAGAGaattttttgggtgccgagcatGCCTCATGTGGTATTCGAGTAGTGCATTTGAGCCGTCCATTTcgattttgaacggctcggatttggcAATAAAAAGATAGACTAAAGCTCTGCAATTGCTTAGTAATAACCTCAAGAAATTGTAGTCCGTATTAGTCACATTCTAGTCCATATTTTTCAAGTCAAGGTCACCTATGGCTATAATACAATCTTGTCTCATCATTAGTCACATTCTAGtccatatttttcaatattttggaaaaaccaAAGTCATGCTTACAATTGACTTAGCGCAAGACTAaagtccttcctttttttttttctttttttctggtgTGTACCGGTGCGTTTAAAAAACCTCGCGAATTGACTTGGGTTACAGGTGTGGTTCTAGCTGTCTTGACCGCATCTTGTGGCGTAACTGGTTATTCCTTAACTTGGACACCGAATTGGTTGGTTCAATTCCGTAGGAATTTGAGGAACGAACATTACTTGTGATTTTAAGATGCTATAGTTACAATCTTCGTCGCCTCCTCCTTTTCTTGAAAGAAAGCTTAAATAAATCGCATTGAACGAACATTACTTGTGATCAACTAAACGAATGacattcaatatatatatatatatatatatatatatatatatatatatatatattataatggAAACGAGAAAACTCTACCATTGAAATGAGAATTAATTACGACGAAATGAAAAACGATGCCAAAGTTGCGACAAGTACGAAGTTTAGTCCTCGGATATAGGTTTGCTAGATGCAAACCATACACCCTACGTAAATTAAAAGCTAACACTGTCGTTCTTCGTACCTCACTTAACTAACAAGGAACCGCCTGCACACTGAAGTACAGTTGCAAAGAGATAACTCATTCCCATAACCTCTTTTTATAGTTATTGTTGATCTTACTACGCATTACCAAGAGTACAACAAATCTAGAATACTAAACTAACCAGAAGCTTCAACATCATCCTTTAATTGTCAAAAGGAAAGGAAGTGTCTACCTCTGAATGAATCCAAAAAGAAGGGCAGAAAACTGTGCCAAAGATACGACTTGAGATGCGGTGTTTCAATTTAACCCCATTTATATGCACCTATGTTGATTGAAAATCGCATCGCTCCGGTTTGAGGAACATGATTCAGAAAGCTATACCACATGCCCTCAATAGTGGTATGACAAGGGTAAACTTCTATAGATTATGATATAACAAGAGATCACAATTCAATAAGTAGATAGTTATTTCGGATTTCTGATGTAAAATTCATTTTAAAAGCATTTTGACAGATTATATTTTACATGTGTcccgttaaatttttttttagttgattatattttattttggtcaaCTTTGGCAAAATGGTAAGAAAACAAGTAGGAAAAGCATCAGTGAATTTTGTATTTGGAATGTTAGTGTACCATTGTCGGGATGTGCGTTCCAATTCATAGTTCCTTAGGATGGTACCGAATTGTGGGAACATAGGACTGAACCAAGCAGCAAAAACCATAAATCAAGGAGCTGAATTGACTGGGACATCCTTTCTACTCTCAAGCTTCCAAAAAGAAGTATAAAAAAGAACAGAGAATAAACACACTGCACCCAATAATATACAGAACTGCCAAACAAGGATAATTAGAGATGGCTATGGTTTCTGGAGTCGTCAACAAAAGCAAACATTAATAGGGTAAGAAGAATAATCTGCGGGGCATGTAGCGACCATTCTTGTATCCCTTGCTAAGACTatcaacaaaatcaactaaGGCTTATGCTGCTAAAGCATGGGCTCGTTGAACAACATAGCAGGAGAACCGGAGAGGTCCTATAAAATGTAGTCAATTTAGATATCTCCTTGGAAAGGTGCCGCAACCAAACATTATCTGCAGCAAATCAGAGCAATCCTTATCAATTATCTGTATAAATAGTAAGAAACCGAGCGCATGTGGTATTCAAACTGGGCCATGTAGTATTTTCGATATGCCAAAACTATCCACAATTCACAATTTACATAGTACAAACTAGAAGATTAAGTGCTCCCAAACACATGATTTAATTGCAATGACACATAAACTCGTTTCTAGGAGCTTCtacgaaaaataaaagcaaaaacagaaaaatggaTATATGATCAATGAACGGAtaagccaaaaaagaaaaggaaaaactagGGTAGTAATTGGATATATGATCCCACTAATTACCTAATTAAATTGCAAATCTTGAAACTTATGATAACTTTGGGATCCCGTAATCAAATAATGACAGCTAATATATGGGGGATACCAAGTCGTTTCGTAGTTAAAATCTAGGGTCGTAGAATAAGTTACCATAGCAATTTCAGGATCAAGGAGTCTTGTTCTGCAACATGACCTGCAAATACATTGTGGTTAGAGAATATGCTGATATAGTTCGAAAATATGAGCAATAATTGTGATTGACTCCTAAATaggatttaaaagaagtttttcatGCCTATATAgtgatcaaccaaaaaaattaagggaagtcaaaattttgaaaatgatactcACCGATAGGATCTAAAGCCTCCTTTGTAGTCTAGCCCAGTTCAATGCAACGGTCACATAGATCCAATCCGTTATGTGGTTCAGGAACATGAAAAATGCATGTCGAGACCGACTATTGATAATTATAGTGCCAAAAACTCCCCAAAATCCGAAGAAGAAACCAAGGCCCATGCTAACATAAAATCCTTGAGTAATGGACCTATCCTCATCTTCTTGAATGCTTTTGTCTTTGGGTCGGGGAGTAATTGGAGGATCTCCAAGGCACTTGTTGGGAAGTGGAAGCCCACAAAGGTTAGGATTCCCAGAATATGCAGAAGCATTAAAGCTTTGGAGTTGTGTGCTTAATGGGATTTCGCCAGACAAGTTGTTATTTGACAGGTTCAAAACACTCAAAAAATTTAGATGAGCAAGGCTTCTAGGAATTTCACCAGAAAATTTGTTTGCAGACAAGTCAAGAGATTCCAACATTTTCATCTGACCGATCTCTTGGATGATTTTTCCTGTCAAAATGTTTCTCGAGAGGTTCAAGGAATCCAACCCTGCAAGACTCCCAACTTGTTCAGGAATTTTTCCGGATAATTTATTGCTAGAAAGATCAATGGTCTTTAGTAGTCTTAGATTTTTGCCGTACTCCTGGTCTTGTCCTTTCCATTGCACGAATGCATTAGATACATATGTGCCACTAACATACATGAAACCATCACCCCCATCACGAGCATACGGTCCGTAATTGTAATCTGTGGGGACCTCATAATAATTACTTTCCACCAAAGAAGTAAAATTGGAAAAGCACGGTGGTATATTTCCTGACAAATGATTCTGGGATAAGTCCAAGATTTGAATGCGGTTAAGCTGACATAACTGTCGAGGTATGCTTCTGTTGAACTCGTTGGATCGAAGAATAAGGACACTCAAACTTATCAGGTTTGTCCCCAACCATGCTGGCACTTCCCCGGATAAATTGTTACTGCACAAGTTCAGTATTCGAACTTGACTTAGCGAGCCGATAGAGATAGGAATTTCACCGTACAAATTGTTGTATGCCAAACTAATGATGGATAGTTTTTTGAAGTGGGACAAACAATATGGAAGCTCTCCCGATAGTAGGTTATTTGAAAGGTCAAGATAGATGAGCCACCCGCTAGTATTTGCACATAATGAATAAAGTGACCCTCTAAACTTATTCTTGGAGAGCTTCAAAAAAGTTAGAGATGGAGGAATTGGTGGTACTGGACCTGTAAGAAGATTATAACTTAAATCTATCCAAGGAAGAGTACCCTGAACCTTCAAAGATAGATCAGGCAACAAGCCATTAATCTGGTTGTGAGAGAGATTTAAATATCTAAATCCTGGGGATAGATCCCAGAACCAGCTGGGAAAATTACCCGCAATTCCATTACTAGACATATCAAGCACATAAAATTTGTTTTGAGTTCGAAGCCACTTTGGGAAACGAGGACCCAACTTGCAAGACGAAAACTTTATAACATCAAGTTGGAAAGGGGGAACCCAATCAGAACTGAAGTTAAAAGTTAGTGCATTATaagagaagtccaaataccACAAACTTGAGAGATTAGAGAAGTGTGCTTCAGAGATTGTGCCATTTAATAAGTTGAAAGCACAGCTGAAAACCCTGAGCTTGTGAAGTTGTCCAATACTTTTGTCTATAGTCCCATTCAACTTATTGTTTTCCAGATCTAAGGTTTGCAATGAAGGAAACACTGAAAGATCGGGGAATGACCCTGTAATTTGATTTCCCGACAAAGACAGATAAATGAGACTCGGAAAGCTTCCAATATCTTTTGGGAAGGACCCACTCAATGAGTTATTATTGAGGTACAATGTTCTTAAGAGAGAAAATCTAGTGAAATCTGGCAATGGACCTTTAAGCCGGTTGGAAGATAAATCCAAACTCTCTAATGAATTCTTTGCCGTGgacattttttgcaaaaactcgTGAAGCTCTTCCGTTAGATTATTATAGAACAGATCCAAAGACTGCAAATGACTTGAATTCGCAAAGGATTTCGGAAGGCCGCCTTCAAGTTGATTCCAAGAgagactgaggattgtgagggAAAGCATGTCTCCGAATGCATCTGGAATCGAACCTTTTAATTCGTTATATCCGAGGTCAACATAAGCAAGGCTGCTAGTGAAGTTGAACAACCAATTGTATATCGAAGAAGATAGACTGTTGAAAGAAAGATCAACGAAGGACAGGGACACAGAAGAATTAGAACTGAAGGAGGATGAAGCTGTGATATCAGGAAGGGAACAACGGGATAAGTGCAACTCTTTGAGGAGAGGGAGATTACTGATAGATTGAACCCAACCAGTTGCTTTGCTGAGTTCAACCAAAGAGAGGTCAAGGTGACTTAGTAAAGAAAGATGAGATAGCCACTCAAGGTTTTCGATATTCAACATATAATTTCCGTGGAGATCAAGATGCCTCAAGTTGGAAAGGTTGCTGAATTGCTGAGGAATTGGGCCATATAAATCATCATTGAAACTAAGGTCCAAGTACCTCAAATGGTGTAATTCATGCAATGAAGGGCTAATCTTACCTCCCAGAGGCTGATAAAGAAGATAATCATCCGTTGTATGAAGATCGAGCATGGTTACGTGACTTGTAGTAGTATTGTGGTTGTTGCAGTGGACCCCTTCCCATTTGCAACAGTCTTTAGTACTCCCCCAAGAAGAGAGACGACCATAATCGTCGATAAGATCTTGTTTGAAGTTGAGGAGAGCTTGTCTCTCCCTCTCATTGCATCTGATTGTTTCAGCATGCTCTCCAACTCCTGAGGAGGAGAGAACAAGGTTCAAGTATGGTAATACCACAAGGAGAAAAACATGGAGAAGTTGCATATAGCTTTTGACTCTGTACATCTCCGTAAGCAAAATTTAGGAACAAGAGGAAGCTGTAAAAACACAAAGCAAGCTACTGAGAATTTGCAGTCCGTGTTTTTTAGTGCTGTTAACGGACGAATGGCAGCCCATATATAGGGATATCTACCAGAAACTTTTGCAAAGATGTCATGTCAATGAGTGGTGGTGTTGTTTCAAGATCTGTTTCCACATAGATCATGGTCACCAACTTCtacttttattcaaatggaGGAGCCACAATTAATGCAACAGTGTGGAGCTAGGAGTTAGTGGAATTAAAAGCAAAATCCCTTGTTGATGGAAGGGTCAATCCAGTCGTACCAACGTGACACACTCGCACTGATCAATTGGGAAACTTGCGTGGAACAAGGGAAGGAAGGAAGAATCCCTTCTGGCCGGTTTCAGCACTTCATCTTCCGTGCGTCTCCAATCACCACCCTTTGATCACAATTTTCCTGCTTGCTTTTGCTTGTGATTCGCGAACCCGCCCCAGAATGTATTTACTTATAAAATTCTACTTTCCCCCATACATATATAGTCAGGTTTATactgaaaaaacaaatatttgtattcttatattttcaccattatacgaaaaatatatagttcGCCTTTACATTTATCTGTTAcgcaaaaaatatatattttacctTTATATTTTTGCCGTTAATATTTAAATATCACCTTATATATAAATATCGCCTTtacatttttgtcttttttgataTATTTGGTTTTTTCGTATGATTGACAATCAAACTTCTACCATTTTgacgaaaaaagaagaagaaagaatatGTACCAAGTTTGGATTGAGGCGGTGAATTGGTTCTGCATAACTTGGGACCCCTTCCCAAGACTGATCTGGTCGAGTTTTAAAACTACTAATCAGAAAGAAGTAAAGATATGGTTAAATAGAAACTAAGAATTGGTCCGGATGGAAGGTGTCCTCCTTTAATAAAGTCACGAAAAAAGCAGCAAACATTGCTGAAGAGATAGCTTGAGATGTGGTGCTTTGATCCCCTACTGACATGCTACAAAAGTGAAGGGACTGAATCTATGTTGCCTGGAATGTACATCGTCCAGGTACAAGGAACAGGAATAAGCGAGGGTATACTTCTATAGATTACGATGTAAGACTATACTAAGAGATCAAAATCCAATGAGTACAACAGGGGGTTTCGAATTCATGATGCAAAATACATTTTAgatgcattttgacagattttcttttaaatgtatCATATCGGtggattttattttagtttagtCTCCTTCCTTCAGCAAAATGTA
It encodes:
- the LOC131327855 gene encoding receptor-like protein EIX2 — encoded protein: MYRVKSYMQLLHVFLLVVLPYLNLVLSSSGVGEHAETIRCNERERQALLNFKQDLIDDYGRLSSWGSTKDCCKWEGVHCNNHNTTTSHVTMLDLHTTDDYLLYQPLGGKISPSLHELHHLRYLDLSFNDDLYGPIPQQFSNLSNLRHLDLHGNYMLNIENLEWLSHLSLLSHLDLSLVELSKATGWVQSISNLPLLKELHLSRCSLPDITASSSFSSNSSVSLSFVDLSFNSLSSSIYNWLFNFTSSLAYVDLGYNELKGSIPDAFGDMLSLTILSLSWNQLEGGLPKSFANSSHLQSLDLFYNNLTEELHEFLQKMSTAKNSLESLDLSSNRLKGPLPDFTRFSLLRTLYLNNNSLSGSFPKDIGSFPSLIYLSLSGNQITGSFPDLSVFPSLQTLDLENNKLNGTIDKSIGQLHKLRVFSCAFNLLNGTISEAHFSNLSSLWYLDFSYNALTFNFSSDWVPPFQLDVIKFSSCKLGPRFPKWLRTQNKFYVLDMSSNGIAGNFPSWFWDLSPGFRYLNLSHNQINGLLPDLSLKVQGTLPWIDLSYNLLTGPVPPIPPSLTFLKLSKNKFRGSLYSLCANTSGWLIYLDLSNNLLSGELPYCLSHFKKLSIISLAYNNLYGEIPISIGSLSQVRILNLCSNNLSGEVPAWLGTNLISLSVLILRSNEFNRSIPRQLCQLNRIQILDLSQNHLSGNIPPCFSNFTSLVESNYYEVPTDYNYGPYARDGGDGFMYVSGTYVSNAFVQWKGQDQEYGKNLRLLKTIDLSSNKLSGKIPEQVGSLAGLDSLNLSRNILTGKIIQEIGQMKMLESLDLSANKFSGEIPRSLAHLNFLSVLNLSNNNLSGEIPLSTQLQSFNASAYSGNPNLCGLPLPNKCLGDPPITPRPKDKSIQEDEDRSITQGFYVSMGLGFFFGFWGVFGTIIINSRSRHAFFMFLNHITDWIYVTVALNWARLQRRL